One Trueperaceae bacterium genomic region harbors:
- a CDS encoding FixH family protein, whose protein sequence is MKDRPGRTSLTPFPLVLVALSVALSVALVGCRPPEAGGGARAADADVRVRVEAPPDPVVGPDTVRVLVLADDAPARDATVEVTGDMTHAGMIPIVADAHPDDAPGTYATRDFAYDMAGDWVLTADVTLPDGRRGFGETTVTVARP, encoded by the coding sequence ATGAAGGACCGCCCAGGACGAACGTCCCTGACGCCGTTTCCGCTCGTTTTGGTCGCGCTGTCCGTCGCCCTGTCCGTCGCTCTGGTCGGCTGCCGACCGCCGGAGGCGGGCGGCGGCGCCCGCGCGGCCGACGCCGACGTCCGGGTCCGCGTCGAGGCGCCCCCCGACCCCGTCGTCGGGCCCGACACCGTGCGCGTGCTCGTGCTCGCCGACGACGCGCCGGCCCGCGACGCCACCGTCGAGGTGACGGGCGACATGACGCACGCCGGCATGATTCCCATCGTCGCCGACGCCCACCCGGACGACGCGCCGGGGACCTACGCCACCCGCGACTTCGCCTACGACATGGCGGGCGATTGGGTCCTCACCGCCGACGTCACGCTGCCCGACGGGCGCCGCGGGTTCGGCGAGACGACCGTGACGGTCGCGCGCCCGTGA
- the serS gene encoding serine--tRNA ligase, with the protein MLDPTLIREDPEAVRRGLRSKRIDGAEAALDAWLLADEEYRLLRADLEEKQARRNRESKTIGERKRAGEDASDAIRVMGELAAEVKRLEERERALSDRLERLQLDLPNLPHASVPVGDSEHDNVVVKEWSGAAAPADAAPHWTSMSAWGWLDAEAGTRVAGAGFPVLRGGAARLVRGLERFFLDVLSDAGFVEVRVPYLANEASATATGQLPDKEGQMYRVEDGLYLIPTSEVAVTNLHRDAILDADALPVRYAASTPCFRREAGSYGKDVRGLNRVHQFDKVEMVAFTAADASYAQLEAMTELSEGLLEALGLTYRRLSMCTADMGFTQAKKYDLEVWSPGQERWLEVSSVSNLTDFQARRLKVRARAGGAQGTGKPALLHTLNGSALAMPRTVAALVETYAGPDGLHVPDALAPYVGAGPLR; encoded by the coding sequence ATGCTCGACCCGACCCTGATTCGTGAGGATCCCGAGGCCGTCCGGCGCGGCCTGCGCAGCAAACGGATCGACGGCGCCGAAGCGGCGCTCGACGCGTGGCTGCTGGCCGACGAGGAGTACCGCCTGCTTCGCGCGGATCTGGAGGAGAAGCAGGCGCGCCGGAACCGCGAAAGCAAGACGATCGGCGAACGCAAGCGCGCCGGGGAGGACGCCAGCGACGCGATCCGCGTCATGGGCGAGCTCGCAGCGGAGGTCAAGCGGCTCGAGGAGCGCGAGCGGGCGTTGAGCGACCGCCTCGAGCGGCTGCAGTTGGACCTGCCGAACCTGCCGCACGCGAGCGTGCCGGTCGGCGACAGCGAGCACGACAACGTCGTCGTGAAGGAGTGGAGTGGCGCGGCGGCGCCGGCCGACGCCGCGCCGCACTGGACGTCGATGAGCGCCTGGGGGTGGCTGGACGCCGAGGCCGGGACCCGCGTCGCCGGGGCGGGCTTCCCGGTCCTGCGGGGCGGCGCGGCGCGACTGGTGCGCGGCCTCGAGCGGTTCTTCCTGGACGTCCTGAGCGACGCCGGGTTCGTGGAGGTGCGCGTGCCGTACCTCGCGAACGAGGCGAGCGCGACGGCGACCGGGCAGCTGCCGGACAAGGAGGGCCAGATGTACCGCGTCGAGGACGGCCTCTACCTGATCCCCACGAGCGAGGTGGCGGTCACGAACCTGCACCGCGACGCGATCCTCGACGCCGACGCGCTCCCGGTCCGCTACGCCGCGTCCACCCCCTGCTTCCGGCGGGAGGCCGGCAGTTACGGCAAGGACGTGCGGGGCCTCAACCGCGTGCACCAGTTCGACAAGGTGGAGATGGTGGCGTTCACCGCGGCCGACGCCAGTTACGCGCAGTTGGAGGCCATGACGGAGCTGTCCGAGGGCCTGCTGGAGGCGTTGGGGCTCACGTACCGGCGGTTGTCGATGTGCACCGCCGACATGGGCTTCACGCAAGCGAAGAAGTACGACCTCGAGGTGTGGAGTCCGGGTCAGGAACGCTGGTTGGAGGTCAGCAGCGTCAGCAACCTCACCGACTTCCAGGCCCGCCGTTTGAAGGTCCGCGCGCGCGCGGGAGGGGCGCAGGGCACCGGCAAGCCGGCGTTGCTGCACACCCTCAACGGCAGCGCCTTGGCGATGCCGCGCACCGTCGCGGCGTTGGTCGAGACGTACGCCGGACCCGACGGACTGCACGTCCCCGACGCGCTCGCGCCGTACGTGGGGGCCGGTCCGCTGCGCTGA
- a CDS encoding N-acetylmuramoyl-L-alanine amidase, producing the protein MTRVPRDEVGDVGSAFPGTPVAPTPRSAPVPRGAPTAPPTPDARPAWRRRLRAAATVAAGVTAVVLAAAAWTGHAAATDVRVARVAVDGPPARPGPATLLRAVLQGPPTVVLQVGHLGAHAAPEELAALRTRTGASAGGVDEVTVNAAVADALAARLRADGIRVRVVGATVPPNLRASLALALHADGVPDVGRRGYKSAHAIPTRTRRDPWLLASVDAAYLDATPLPHDAVNVSPAMTDYYAFAHARFRHALHPSTAAVIIEMGYLSNPLDRAWLTDADRPAAALHDGVTRYLAAIARWHPALAWRAGRPTSGRGGP; encoded by the coding sequence GTGACGCGCGTTCCCCGCGACGAGGTCGGCGACGTCGGCAGCGCCTTCCCCGGCACGCCGGTCGCCCCCACCCCGCGCAGCGCCCCGGTCCCCCGCGGGGCGCCCACCGCACCCCCCACGCCCGACGCGCGCCCCGCGTGGCGCCGACGCCTTCGGGCGGCCGCCACCGTCGCGGCGGGCGTCACCGCGGTCGTCCTCGCGGCGGCGGCCTGGACCGGGCACGCCGCCGCGACCGACGTGCGCGTCGCGCGCGTCGCGGTCGACGGCCCCCCTGCGCGGCCGGGGCCGGCGACGCTCCTGCGGGCGGTGCTGCAGGGCCCCCCGACCGTCGTGCTGCAGGTGGGGCACCTCGGAGCCCACGCCGCACCCGAGGAGCTCGCCGCGCTGCGGACGCGGACCGGCGCGAGCGCCGGCGGCGTGGACGAGGTGACGGTCAACGCCGCCGTCGCCGACGCCCTCGCCGCGCGCCTGCGGGCGGACGGCATCCGCGTCCGGGTCGTGGGCGCGACCGTCCCCCCGAACCTGCGCGCCTCGTTGGCGCTCGCCCTGCACGCCGACGGCGTTCCCGACGTCGGGCGCCGCGGCTACAAGAGCGCGCACGCGATCCCGACGCGCACGCGTCGCGACCCGTGGCTGCTGGCCAGCGTCGACGCGGCGTACCTCGACGCCACGCCGCTGCCGCACGACGCGGTCAACGTCTCGCCCGCCATGACCGACTACTACGCCTTCGCCCACGCGCGCTTCCGGCACGCGTTGCACCCGAGCACCGCCGCGGTGATCATCGAGATGGGCTACCTCTCGAATCCCCTCGACCGCGCCTGGCTGACCGACGCCGACCGCCCCGCCGCCGCGCTGCACGACGGCGTGACGCGGTACCTCGCCGCGATCGCGCGGTGGCACCCGGCGTTGGCGTGGCGGGCCGGCCGGCCGACGTCCGGGCGCGGGGGCCCGTGA
- a CDS encoding FixH family protein, whose amino-acid sequence MIGARAAPRDPGALRPSVPSALRAVLAALALSVVSWGAAHATMVFVTVDTAPAPPLPNDATTLRIVMRDTVDAPVEDAIVFVEATRVGHAMLTSDRFVETDAGTYETTLRFPDDGDWTLTFRDRTFRQEEANATITLDVGADATREPPSFIFPPTATGPQSLTTWLVWLIGLPLVAGAIVTVMVLRGRGEDAAAEAAPPTDAAGG is encoded by the coding sequence ATGATCGGCGCGCGCGCCGCGCCGCGCGATCCTGGGGCGCTGCGCCCGAGCGTTCCCTCCGCCCTCCGCGCGGTCCTTGCCGCGCTCGCGCTGAGCGTCGTCTCGTGGGGTGCCGCCCACGCGACGATGGTGTTCGTCACCGTCGACACGGCGCCCGCGCCGCCGCTCCCGAACGACGCGACGACGCTGCGGATCGTCATGCGCGACACCGTCGACGCGCCGGTCGAGGACGCGATCGTGTTCGTCGAAGCGACCCGCGTGGGCCACGCCATGCTCACCAGCGACCGGTTCGTCGAGACCGACGCAGGGACGTACGAGACGACCCTGCGCTTCCCCGACGACGGCGACTGGACGCTGACGTTCCGCGACCGCACCTTCCGCCAGGAGGAGGCCAACGCCACCATCACGCTCGACGTGGGGGCGGACGCGACGCGCGAACCGCCGTCGTTCATCTTCCCGCCCACCGCGACCGGCCCGCAGAGCCTCACGACCTGGCTCGTGTGGCTGATCGGCCTGCCGCTCGTGGCCGGCGCCATCGTGACCGTCATGGTGCTCCGCGGCCGCGGCGAAGACGCCGCGGCGGAGGCGGCCCCCCCGACGGACGCCGCCGGCGGGTGA
- a CDS encoding alpha/beta fold hydrolase, with protein MDRTPRTARLAPVAALGLALALLAGCVPLPDVRAPAPAADAVPRVAPADVPVATVEVPGVDVPGTPARYDAQTTLRWQRNEPIDTVVVAVPGLFGGAGQFAPLARRIVAHAPGVAVWAVDRRGNRLEDVAARRRALDAPLADVAEAFLPGADGELGYVAPDPDAHRFVADWGLDVHHGDLAAVVREARTEADRVVLLGHSLGASLVATYAAWEDAAPVDGLILVDGAPGRTGAFGLEDGPRVLGVPVGLPDRAALAAGDATPWLPYGPDGRIAARRFASAVLAHRAPDATAPAVVAPFPVSNRALYGLENDDQYQPFQASYASLGEATDADLDGNLTAFLFGGGGLASRAASVVGVAPGAERVDWTAGDPALERSDLAEQAATWLHPGVDAAEWYLPAAMLLDLVALPPDLVDVPGYRPQAEVGLPTLVVGSDRGLLRDREAFAGYLAQREGWPVSVALLEGLTHVDLLSADVNPLAPLAARWLSRLP; from the coding sequence ATGGATCGTACGCCCCGCACCGCCCGCCTCGCGCCCGTCGCCGCCCTGGGCCTCGCCCTCGCCCTCCTCGCGGGCTGCGTTCCGCTGCCCGACGTGCGCGCCCCCGCCCCGGCGGCGGACGCCGTGCCCCGCGTCGCGCCGGCCGACGTTCCGGTCGCGACGGTCGAGGTGCCGGGCGTCGACGTGCCGGGCACCCCCGCGCGGTACGACGCGCAAACGACCCTCCGGTGGCAGCGGAACGAACCGATCGACACCGTCGTCGTCGCCGTGCCCGGGCTGTTCGGGGGGGCCGGCCAGTTCGCGCCCCTCGCCCGCCGGATCGTGGCGCACGCGCCCGGCGTGGCGGTGTGGGCGGTCGACCGGCGCGGCAACCGGCTCGAGGACGTCGCCGCCCGCCGGCGGGCGCTGGACGCCCCCCTCGCCGACGTCGCGGAGGCGTTCCTGCCCGGCGCCGACGGCGAACTGGGGTACGTCGCCCCCGATCCCGACGCGCACCGCTTCGTCGCGGACTGGGGGCTCGACGTGCATCACGGCGACCTCGCCGCCGTCGTGCGCGAGGCGCGCACGGAGGCCGATCGGGTCGTGCTGTTGGGGCACTCGCTCGGTGCGAGCCTCGTCGCGACGTACGCCGCGTGGGAGGACGCCGCGCCGGTCGACGGGCTGATCCTGGTGGACGGGGCGCCGGGCCGGACCGGGGCGTTCGGCCTCGAGGACGGCCCCCGCGTCCTCGGGGTGCCGGTCGGGCTCCCCGACCGCGCCGCCCTCGCCGCGGGCGACGCGACGCCGTGGCTGCCCTACGGTCCCGACGGCCGCATCGCCGCCCGCCGGTTCGCGTCCGCCGTCCTCGCGCACCGGGCGCCCGACGCGACCGCCCCGGCGGTCGTGGCCCCCTTCCCGGTGTCGAACCGCGCCCTCTACGGCCTCGAGAACGACGACCAGTACCAGCCGTTCCAGGCCTCCTACGCCTCTCTCGGGGAGGCGACCGACGCCGACCTCGACGGGAACCTCACGGCGTTCCTGTTCGGGGGCGGCGGGCTCGCGAGTCGCGCGGCCAGCGTCGTCGGGGTCGCCCCCGGCGCGGAGCGGGTCGACTGGACGGCGGGCGACCCGGCGCTCGAACGCAGCGACCTCGCGGAGCAGGCCGCGACGTGGCTGCATCCCGGCGTCGACGCCGCGGAGTGGTACCTTCCCGCCGCGATGCTGCTGGACCTGGTCGCCCTCCCGCCCGACCTGGTGGACGTGCCCGGCTACCGCCCGCAAGCGGAGGTCGGCCTCCCCACCCTCGTCGTCGGCTCCGACCGGGGGCTGCTGCGCGACCGCGAAGCGTTCGCCGGCTACCTGGCCCAGCGCGAGGGCTGGCCGGTGTCCGTCGCCCTGCTCGAGGGCCTCACGCACGTGGATCTTCTGTCCGCGGACGTCAATCCCCTCGCGCCGCTCGCGGCGCGCTGGCTGTCGCGCCTCCCCTGA
- the gatC gene encoding Asp-tRNA(Asn)/Glu-tRNA(Gln) amidotransferase subunit GatC, producing the protein MKDADLDHLAALARLDLADGERDALRADLERVLTHFEAIADVDVTGLEPMLRPIHGGDALREDVVRPGLDPEAARALARARDGDFVKVPRTAADDG; encoded by the coding sequence GTGAAGGACGCGGACCTCGACCACTTGGCGGCCCTCGCGCGCCTCGACCTCGCGGACGGCGAACGCGATGCGCTGCGCGCCGACCTCGAGCGGGTCCTCACGCACTTCGAAGCGATCGCCGACGTCGACGTCACCGGCCTCGAACCGATGTTGCGCCCGATCCACGGAGGCGACGCCCTCCGCGAGGACGTCGTCCGGCCGGGCCTCGACCCGGAGGCCGCCCGCGCCCTCGCGCGGGCGCGAGACGGCGACTTCGTGAAGGTCCCCCGCACCGCCGCCGACGACGGCTGA
- a CDS encoding DUF554 domain-containing protein, with protein MSLLAQTSGTLVNVVAVLAGGALGLWARGRLPARTTTTMMQAIGLATLFVGLSGAADLGRVDGPPGVVAALLGLAVGAAAGEGLRLHDRLDRLGERLRRRVRGEGGFTEGFVAATLLFLVGPLALIGAIQNGLVGDPSFLILKSTLDGVSSVVLAASFGWGVLASAGAVLVYQGAVSLGAGVLAQWLPDPATSPVVLLVNGTGGLMIVGLGLGLLDVVTIRIANLLPGLLLAPLAWWALRFAF; from the coding sequence GTGAGCCTCCTCGCCCAGACGTCGGGCACCCTCGTCAACGTCGTCGCCGTCCTCGCCGGCGGCGCGCTCGGGCTGTGGGCCCGCGGGCGCCTCCCGGCGCGCACCACGACGACGATGATGCAGGCGATCGGGCTCGCGACGCTGTTCGTGGGGCTGTCCGGCGCCGCGGACCTCGGTCGCGTGGACGGGCCCCCCGGCGTCGTCGCCGCCCTCCTCGGCCTCGCGGTCGGCGCCGCCGCCGGGGAGGGCCTCCGGCTGCACGACCGCCTCGACCGGCTCGGGGAGCGCCTCCGGCGTCGCGTGCGCGGCGAGGGCGGCTTCACCGAGGGGTTCGTTGCCGCCACCCTGTTGTTCCTGGTGGGCCCGCTCGCCCTGATCGGCGCGATCCAGAACGGGTTGGTCGGTGACCCGTCCTTCCTGATCCTGAAGAGCACCCTCGACGGCGTCTCCTCCGTCGTGCTGGCCGCCAGCTTCGGGTGGGGCGTGCTCGCCTCCGCCGGCGCCGTCCTCGTCTACCAGGGCGCCGTCTCGCTCGGGGCGGGCGTCCTCGCGCAGTGGCTGCCGGACCCCGCCACCTCCCCCGTCGTCCTGCTCGTCAACGGTACCGGCGGCCTGATGATCGTGGGGCTCGGGCTGGGGCTGTTGGACGTCGTGACGATCCGCATCGCGAACCTGCTTCCCGGCTTGCTCCTCGCACCGCTCGCCTGGTGGGCGTTGCGCTTCGCCTTCTGA
- a CDS encoding N-formylglutamate amidohydrolase, with the protein MKDLLVSVPHHAGTVPFEILLAMLGDAAFDPGAAAAHRARIALEGDPHTDRVFALRGARFVTATVSRFVVDLNRERGDRSANGVVKTVDFAERPLYPPGGGPTDADVEARLRRFFDPYHAALDAEIARARPRAVLDAHSMSAVGPALGPDAGTPRPAAALITGGDRDGEPDGAPVSLPGATARALAAALEAALAARLPLGVDGAPSGVTINDPFVRGGIQHRLGADPEGPRVPTVGIEIHRSLFETEDGRARPDRVAAIRGALHEALEAVRSDLAAAHP; encoded by the coding sequence ATGAAGGACCTGCTCGTCAGCGTTCCGCACCACGCCGGTACCGTGCCGTTCGAGATCCTGCTCGCGATGCTCGGGGACGCGGCGTTCGACCCGGGCGCCGCCGCCGCGCACCGCGCCCGCATCGCCCTCGAGGGCGACCCCCACACCGACCGGGTGTTCGCGTTGCGCGGCGCCCGGTTCGTGACCGCGACCGTGTCGCGGTTCGTCGTGGACCTCAATCGCGAGCGCGGCGACCGCAGCGCGAACGGCGTCGTGAAGACCGTCGATTTCGCCGAGCGCCCGCTCTACCCCCCGGGCGGCGGCCCGACCGACGCCGACGTCGAGGCGCGCCTCCGGCGCTTCTTCGACCCCTACCACGCCGCGCTCGACGCGGAGATCGCGCGGGCGCGCCCTCGCGCCGTTCTGGACGCGCACAGCATGAGCGCGGTCGGGCCCGCCCTCGGGCCGGACGCCGGGACGCCCCGCCCCGCGGCGGCGTTGATTACGGGCGGGGACCGCGACGGCGAACCGGACGGTGCGCCGGTCAGTCTCCCCGGCGCCACCGCCCGCGCCCTCGCCGCGGCGTTGGAGGCGGCGCTCGCCGCCCGGCTGCCGCTCGGCGTGGACGGCGCCCCGTCCGGCGTCACGATCAACGACCCGTTCGTGCGGGGCGGCATTCAGCACCGCTTGGGGGCGGACCCGGAGGGGCCGCGCGTCCCGACGGTCGGCATCGAGATCCACCGGTCGTTGTTCGAAACCGAGGACGGGCGCGCCCGCCCCGACCGCGTCGCGGCGATCCGGGGGGCGCTGCACGAAGCGCTCGAGGCGGTCCGCAGCGACCTCGCCGCGGCGCACCCCTGA